The Geothrix oryzae DNA window TGGTGATGACATCCACGCCGTACCGATCGAACCATTCCCGGGCGATGGTCTCCGTGATGCCGTGGCCGTGGGCGGCGTTCTCGCCGTTCACGACCACCAGGTCCGCCCCGGTCTCCCGCCGCAGGTCGGGCAGGAAGGCCTCCACCAGCCGCCGTCCCGGCTCCCCCACCACATCGCCCAAGGCCAGGATTCGCATGCCTCCAGACTAACGAAAAAGGGCGGCGCATGTGCGCCGCCCTTTCGTGGTGCGGTTGGAACTAGAAGGCGAAGCGGGCGCCGATCTGGATCTGGCGGGCAGCGCCGATCCAGGTCTGCTGGGGAGTGGGCGCCGGGTTGACCGCATCGATCGTGGAGGCGTTGCCAACCGAGGGGGCGCGGTAGGACAGATAAGTGTCCTGGCGGTTGAGCAGGTTGAACACATCGGCGGACAGGGTCATCTTGATCCGCTTCGTGAAGAAAAAGTCGCGGCGCAGGCCGAGGTCGAAGGTCAGGTTGGAACCTCCGCGCAGGGTGTTGCGGCCGGGATCGACGCCATTCTGGAAGACGCGGTCGTTGGTGCTGTTGGCATCGCCGTTCACATCGGTGCCGTAGGTCAGGGTGTAGGGCGTGCCCGTCTGGTAGCGGATGGAGACGGAGGTCAGGATGCCCGTCACTTCCTTGTCGAGGAAGCTGAAGTAGCCGGTGAGCACCTCGCGGCGGTCGGTATCGGCATAGCCCCACTGGGCGCCCAGCCGACCCTGGTCCTGGATGCCGATGCCGGAGTAGTTACGCTCGTTGGAGTCGCTGTCCTTGTTGATGGCGTAGGTGTAGTACAGCTGGGCATCGAAGGGGCTGCCGTCCTTGTGGTACTTCATGCTGGCCGTGTAGGCGTGGTACTGGCTGGTGGCATCGGACAGATACAGGCCCATGGTGCCGTAGGCCGCGTTGGGGCGGACCGCCGTGTAGGCGCCGGAGGCGCTGATGGTGCTGGGGTAGATGAGGCGGCCCGAGGCATTCGGGGTGGGGTTGCCGAGGTTCAGGTCCGCCGTGCGCTCAAGCTGCTGAGCCTTGGCGTAGGTCGCGGACAGGCCCAGCACCAGATCGCCGAAGAAGGGGCGCTCGGCGCCGATGTTCACGCGGTCGGTGTAGGGGTTCTTGAAGTCGGGGCTGAAGCTCCAGATGTTGAACCCGGAGAGGGTCACGCCCGTGGGCATGGCCGAGATCCAGTAGGGATTCGAGGCATTGAAGGACGCGCCGCGGGGGATGCCGTAGGTGGCGGCTTCACCAGGCTGGAAGTCCTTGGAGCCCGTGCGGATCCCGTTGGCCGCGAAGGCCTGGTAGAGGAACACGGCGGGCGTGGTGCTCACATAGCGGCCCACGCTGCCGCGGACCACCGTCTTGCCCTGGTCGAAGGCGGGGGTCCAGGTGAAGGACACCCGGGGGGAGAACTGGCTGTCCGTGGGGATCTTGGCCGTCACGGGCATGGTGGTGGCGAGCCGGTTGCTCATGTCCAGGATCGGGAAGTCGGGGTTCTCCTGGCGGTCCCAGCGGACGCCGACGCCCAGCTTGAAGGTGTCGGTGAGGCGCCAGTCGGTCTGGATGAACGCGGCCAGCTGCTTGTAGCTGGTGTCGAAGAGGCCCGCCTGCTGCACGGGGCTGTTGAGGCCGAAGTTCTGGCGGTAGTAGGACCAGTTGCCCGCCCGGAAGTTGGCGAGGGAGCTGAACTGGTAGACGCCCTGCCAGTTGCCGGCGAAGAACTCGGACACATTGATGTCGTTGTAGTCCACGCCCGCCTTCACCTGGAAGGTCGGCGTCACATAGCTGATGTTTTCCTGGAACTGGGTGCGCTTCGTGCTGTAGGTGCGGTCGAAGGGATAGGCGCCGTAGTAGCCCACATTGGAGATGCTGACTTCGGGGATCTTGGAGTAGGTCGACCGGGGCATGTCGTCCTTGGTGTGGCTGATCCGGAACTCGTTCATCCAGTTGCCGTTGATCACCCAGTTCCACTGGAGGACATAGGCGTCGGTCTTCACATCGTCCGAGGCCAGGTTCTCGTAGGCCGCCATGCTGCTGGCGCCGGTGACGCCCTTGAAGCTGGAGTGGTTGACCCGGAACTGGATGTTCTGGTCGATGGTGGGGTTCCAGTCGAAGCGGATGAAGTAGACATCCGAATCGAGCTTGTTGGAGTAGCTGCCGCCCTTGGCGAGCAGCACCGCATCATTGGCCTGGCCCGCGACCGTGGGGTCGAGAGCGACGGGTGTGTTGCCGCCCCAGACCTGGTTGATGGGGGACTTGTAGCGCTGGGCGTCGTAGGCCACGAAGTAGAAGAGCTTGTCCTTGACGATGGGGCCGCCCACGCTGAAGCCGAACTGCTCCTGCTGGAAGTCGCCGACGGGATTGGTGGTGGTGCTGCCATTGGGCTGGCGCAGCGTCGGGCCGGCTTCCACCCAGCCGCGGGGGCGCATGTAGTAGAAGAGGCTGCCGCTGAGGTCGTTGGTGCCGTTCTTGGTGATGGCGTTCACATAGCCACCGCCCATGCGGCCGAACTCGGCGCTGGCGCCGTCCGTGACGACCTGGTACTCGCGGATCGCTTCGATGGAGATGGTGAAGGGGGTCTTGCCTTCCGCCGCGCCGGTGGCGCCGCCGAAGAAGGGCTCGTTGTTGTCGCCGCCGTCGATGTTGATGGAGGTGTTCACGCCGCGCTGGCCGGCGATGGCGAGGTTGCCGCGGCTGCTGTCAACCACGACCTGGGGGGCGAGCGTCGCGAGATTGGTGAAGTTGCGGTTGAAGACGGGCAGGTTGGTCAGGTTGTCCGGGGAGACGATGGCGGCGGCGCTGGCGCGCTCGCTGTCCACCTGGCTGGCGGCGGCCACGACTTCCACCACGGCGCCGGTCTCGGGAGCCAGGCGGATGGCGAGGGGGGCGGCATCACCCAGGTTGAGGTTCACCTTCACATTGCTGGCGGTCTGGAAGCCGGCCTTGGTCACGGTGACGCTGTAGGGGCCCACCGGCAGGAGGGTGGCCAGGTAGCGCCCTTCGGCGTTGGTCTGCGTGGTGCGGGTGAGACCGGTCTCCGTGTTGCGGATGGTCACCGTGGCACCCGCCACGGCCGCGCCCTTGGTATCCATGATCCGGCCACCCAGCTGGGCGGACACGCCCTGGGCCATGAGCGGAGCCGCCGCGACCAGCAGGGCCACCAGGGTTGAGCTGTTCAAATGCCTTGAACGCATGGGAAGTTCCTCCGTGATCCAAGAGTAGCCTCAGACCCCCTCGTAATAAAAGGACCGGTTGGTCAAGGAACGAAAATGTCACCCCGGGCACCTGAAGGTCACAGGGGCGCCCGCTCGGGGGCCGTCCCGGTTCCCGGGACAGCCCTGCTAGGCTTCATTCTTTCCTTGAGATGTCGATGAAACTGGTCGCCCTTGCCTTCACCCTCCTCCTCGGGGCCTCCCTGTGTGCCCAGGGGCCAGCCACCATGGGCGCGTCCGAGATCCGCGCCGGCATGAAGGGGTACGGCCGGACCGTGTTCCAGGGCGGCAAGATCGAGCGGTTCGACTTCGAGGTGCTGGGCGTCCAAAAGAACGCCGCGCCGGGCCGCAGCCGGATCATGGTGAGGGCATCAGGGGGGCCCTTGGCGGAAACCGGCATTCTGGCCGGCATGAGCGGGAGTCCCTGCTACATCGACGGCAAGCTCATCGGGGCCCTCAGCACGGGCATCGCCTTCGAGAAGGAGGCCATCGGGGGCATCACGCCCATCGCCGAGATGCTGGATCAGCTCCGGGACATCGCCGAGACCGCCCCGAGCCGGACCCCCTTGATCCTGCCCAAGCTGGAGCCGCCGAAGGTCCTCAAGTCCGCCCTCACGGGCCAGATGCTCGATTTCCGGGCCCTGATGGGTGACCCGGACCCCCAGGCGCTGTCCATGTCCATCGCCGGCAGCGCCCTGGGGGCCGAGGTCCAGCGCCTCTGGGCGGGGCTGCCGGTCACCTTCGCGGCCGCCCCCGTGATGTCCGGGAGCCGCGAGGAGGCCAGCCCCCTGGAGCCCGGAGGCATGGTGGCGGTCACGCTCATGCAGGGCGACCTGGATCTGGCGGCCGCGGGCACCATCACCTATGTCTCGGGCAAGCGGATCCTGCTCTTCGGCCACCAACTGTTCAACCTGGGGCCCGTGGACCTCCCGCTCTGGTCGGCCACGGTGGCCAGCACCGTGGCCAGCTACCAGAGCTCCTTCAAGATGGCCATGCCGGTGGCGCCCATCGGCGCCCTGCGCCTGGATCGCAGTTCGGGCGTGGCGGGGCTGCTGGGGGCTGAGGCCCGCATGGTGCCCCTGCGCATCGGCCTGAACCTGGGGGGCAAGCGGACGCTGAACTTCCGCTTCGAGATCATGGATCATCCCGTGGTCACGCCCGCGCTGGCGGCCACGGCCGTGGCCCAGACCCTCGAGGCCCACACCCGCGGCCTGGGGTTCCAGAGCCTCTCCATGCAGGGGAATATCAAGCTGGCCGGGCATCCCGCCATCCAGATCGAAAATGTCATCGCGGACCTGAATTCCCTCCGGATGGCGCAGTATGTGGGCGGCATCCTGCAGGCCGTGAGCTTTAACCCCTTCGAGCGGCCCGTGTTCGAGGGCATCTCGCTCACCATCAAGGCGGAGGAGCGGCTCGACCTCACGGGCATCGCCGGCGTCCGCCTGCTCAAGGCCCGGGCCAAGCGCGGCGAGGTGCTGCCGGTGCTGGTGACCCTCCAGAACATCCAGGGCGTGCGGGAGACGGCCACCTTCAACATCCAGGTGCCCTCCTCGGCCGCCAAGGGCAAGGCCATCCTCATGGTGGGCGACGGTTTCAGCCTCATGGCGGCGGATCCGGACGAGCGGATGATCGAGGTGGCCAGCCTGAACGACATGGTGCGGATCCTGAATGGGGCCCTCCGGAACAACCACGCCTACGCCCTGCTGGTGCAGGCGCAGCCGGGCGCGGGCCTCCGCGGCAGCCGCATCGAGGGGATCCCCCCCACCGTGGCCAGCCTGGTCGGCGGCGACGGGGCCAGCAGCGACAACCGCCTGCAGCGCAGGATCGTGGGCCGCGCCGTGCTGCCGCTGGAGCGGGAAGTCCGCGGCCTCAGCCAGTTGGAAGTGGAGATCGAGTGATGAGCATGAGAGGAAAGGGTTCTATGCGCTGGCTGACCTTGCTGCTTCCCGCCGTCCTGAGCGTCGCCGCCTTGGCGGACCAGCCCATGGCGACCTTCTCGGGATTCAACGACTGGCTGGGTTCCGAGACGCGCGGCGTCCGCATCGGCGCCGACGGCCGCCTGCGCCTGGCGCCGAACCTTCGGCGCGTGGGCCAGCTGCCCGAGGGCGTCATCTGGGCGGCGGTGTCGGACGGAGCCGGCGGGGCCTACCTGTCCGCCGGCACGGACGGCAAGCTCTTCCACTATGCGGGCGGCCAGGTGAAGCCGCTCGGCCAGGTGAAGGGCGGCATCGTGTTCGCTCTGGCCCGGCTGGGGCAGGATCTGGTGGTGGCGCCCACGGGCGAGGGCAAGCTGTTCCGGGTGTCCCCCGCCGGCGAGGTGAAGCCGTTCGCCGACATCGAAGCCCGCATCGTATGGGCTCTGGCCGTCGAGGGCGACGCGGTGATCGTGGCGGGCGGGGCCGAGAAGGGGGCGGTGCTGCTGCAGGCGAGAGAAGGCTCGAGCCGCCGCCTGGCGGAACTGGCCGATGAGACGGCCTTCACGGCCATGACGCCGGACGGGCAGGGTGGCTGGTACCTGGGCAGCCACGGCCGGGGCCTGGTGCTGCGCTACAGCCGGCAGGGCGATCGCCTGGAAACGCTCATGGACACGCCCTTCGAGGAAGTGCGCGCCCTGGCTGTGGCCGAGGGTCAGCTCTATGTCGGCGCCGACAACGGGCTCACGCCCAAATTCAGCACAGGTCAGCTGGAGCGCCGGGAGGGCTACCTGCAGGCCGATACGGCCAGCACGGCCCGCTCCGCCGTCATCCGCCTGGACCGGGACCGGGTGCCCGAAACCCTGTGGCAGAGCGCCCAGAGCCAGGTCTATGCCCTGACGGCCTGGAAGGGGCAGCTGCTCGTGGGTACGGGAAACCGTTCGCGCCTCTTCTCGCTGCCCTTGGGCAAGGCCCGTGATGCCGATCCCTTCGCGGTGGTGCAGGAACTGGGGACGGCCCAGGCTACGGCCTTCCTTCCCGCCGGCGGGGATCTGCTGGTGGTGGGCTCCAATCCCGCCGAGCTGCACCTGCTCTCCGAGGCCCAGGCCACGGAAGGGACGCTGGAATCGAAGATCCTGAAGGGGGCGCCCCTGGCCGACTGGGGCCGGGCCTACCTCGAGTCCGACCTGCCCACCGGCACGAATGTGGAGCTGCAGTTCCGCACGGGCAGCACGGAGACGCCCGACGCCACCTGGAGCGCGTGGACGCCGCCGCTCCGCAGCGGAGAGCGCCCGGCGCTGCCGCCCTCCCGGTTCGCCCAGTTCCGGCTGCGGCTCAGCAGCACCCGGGGCGGCGCCACCCCCACGGTGGAGACCGTCACCCTGCACTGGGCCCACCGCAACCTGGCGCCGGTCTGGGAGGGCGTGGACATCATGCCGCCCGGGCTGGTCATCACCCGCACCGCGCCGCCCGATGACATCGGCATCGAACGCGTGCCCCTGGAGACCCAGAAGCTCATCCCGGCCCTGGGCTACATGGGCGCGGAAAAGCGCAGCTTCCGCCGGGGGGGGGCGAGCTTCGTGTTCCGGGTGAACGATCCCAACGGCGACGCCCTCGAGTTCACCATCCGGTTGCTGCCCGAACGCGGGGCGCCCCTGCTCCTGGAAAAGGCCTGGAAGGAAAAGTTCTTCAGCTTCGACACCCTGCCTGTGCCCGATGGCCGCTACCGATTGGAAGTGACCGCCTCGGATGCGCCCACGGTCCCCTTCAACGCCGCCCTCGCGAGCACTTGGCGCACGGCGCCCTTCCTCATCGACCATACGCCCCCGGCCATCGCGGAACTGAGCGCCGTGCCCGAAGGCGAGGGCGTGCGCCTGCGCTTCGTGGCCCGGGATGAGACCTCGGTGCTGAAAGAGGCCGCGGTGAGCGCCGATGGCGAGCACTGGCTCCAGATCGTGCCCGAGGACCGCGTCTTCGATCAGAAGGAGGAGCGCTTCGATGTGATCGTGCCCCGCGAGGCCGTGCGCGGCGACCGCATCCTGGTGAAGGTCGCAGATCAGTATCACAACGAGCAGACGGCGGCGGTGCAGGTAGGGACTCCCGCCAAGCGGTAGCCGTTCCCTCCTCCAAGAGAAAGGCGGGCCGGATGGCCCGCCTTTCTCTTGAGCATGTCAAAGCCTAAAGGCCTTTGAATTGCGCGGCCCGCTTCTCGAGGAAGGCGCCCATGCCCTCCTGCATGTCCTGGGTGGCGGCCAGGAGGCCGAAGAGGGCGGCTTCGTACTGGAGGCCCTGCTCCTGGGGCATCTCGAGGCCCTCGTGCACGGCCGCAAGGGCGCTGCGAAGGGCCACGGGCCCGCGGGAGAGGAGGGTCCTGGCGAGCTTCTCGGCGGCGGCTCGGAGATCGGCCTGGGGCACGACCCGGCTCACGAGGCCCATGCGGAGGGCATCGGCGGCGGGCGTCATCTCGCCGCTGAGGATCAGGTCCAGGGCCACGCCCTTGCCCACGAGGCGGGGCAGGCGCTGGGTGCCGCCGTAGCCGGGGATGATGCCGAGGCTCACCTCGGGCAGGCCGAAGCGGGCGTTCTCGCTGGCGATGCGGATGTGGCAGGCCAGGGCCAGCTCGCAGCCACCGCCCAGGGCGAAGCCGTTCACGGCGGCGATCACGGGCTTGGGCATGGACTCGATGCGCTGGAAGACGGCCTGGCCTCGCAGGGCCTGCACCCGGGCCGAGGCCGTGTCGAGGGACTTCAGCTCGGCGATGTCGGCTCCGGCCACGAAGGCCTTCTCGCCGGCGCCGGTGACCACCACCACGCCCACTTCAGCGTCGTGCTCGAGTTCCGCAAAGGCCTGTTCCAGCTCTTTCAGCACTTCGCTGTTCAGGGCGTTGAGCTTCTCGGGCCGGTTGAGGGTGACCCAGGCGATGCGGTCGGCTTTCTCGACGAGGACGAAGGGCATTGGGGGCTCCTGATGTGGGATTGTTGCCGACCATTGTACGCTGGGGCCGGAGTGACCGATGTTCCATCCCCCACACCCCGAGACCTACCGCGACCAGCTGCGCGCCTTCCTGCGCGAGGACTGGGGCACCCAGGACTGGACCACGGCCGCCGTGCCGGACCGGCCCATGGTGGCCCGGGTGGTGGCCAAGGGGGATCTGGTGCTGGCCGGCCTGCCCGTGGCCCAGGAGGTGTTCCGGCTGGCTGAACCCGGGCTGGCGGTGACCCTGGAGGCCGCCGACGGACAACGGGTGTCCAAGGGGACCGAAGTCCTGCGCGTGGAGGGGTCCAGCCACGGCATCCTGCTGGCCGAGCGCGTGATGCTGAACCTCCTGCAGCGGCTGTCGGGCACGGCGACCCTCACGCACCAGTTCGTGGACGCCATCGAAGGCACGGGCGCCCGCATCCTCGATACGCGCAAGACCACGCCGGGCCTGAAGCTGCTGGAGAAATACGCCGTGCGCTGCGGCGGGGGCGTGAACCACCGCCTCACCCTGGGGGATGGCGTCCTGCTCAAGGAGAATCACCTCGCCGCGGCCGGCGGCATCCGGGCGGCGGTGGAGGCGGCACGGCACGGCGCCCCCAACCTGGTGAAGATCGAAGTGGAGGTCGAGACCCTGGGCCAGCTGAAGGCCTGCCTGGACCTGCCGGATGTCGATGGCGTCCTGCTGGACAACATGCCCCTTGAGCAGATGCGCGAGGCCGTGGCCCTGCGGGACCGCAGCGGGCGGCGCCTCTTCCTGGAGGCCAGCGGCAACCTCACCCTGGAGCGGGCCCGTGCCGTGGCGGAAACCGGCGTGGATTTCCTCAGCGTCGGGGCCCTCACCCACAGCGCGCCCTCGGTGGATCTCAGCCTGCGGATGGACTGAAGGGGCGACCTGCGCCATGATCTAGGCCTCAATACACGAGGCAGGAGGCGGCATGCGTTCGAATCGATGGGGACTGGTCCCGATGGTGTTGGCGGCAGCAGGGCCCCTGCTGGCCCAAACGCCGTCGCCGACTCCGGCCACGCGACCCATGACCTTCATGGATGTGATGGAGATGCGCGGCGTGGGCGGCGGTCAGCTGTCGGCGGACGGAGGCCGGGTGGTCTACACGGTGAGCATCCCCCACTGGAAGTCGGGCAAGGCCTTTACCGAGATCTTCGTGGCGGAGGCCGCCACCGGCGCCGCCCGCCAGATGACCTTCACCCGCGAGAAGAACGAGACGGCCCCCCAGTGGGCCCGGGACGGCCGGCGCTTCGCCTTCCTCAGTGATCGTGAGGGCAGCCAGCAGGTGTATCTGATGTCGGTGGATGGGGGCGAGGCCCGCAAGCTCACGGAAGCCAAGGACGGCGTCCAGGCCTTCGCCTTCAGCAGGGACGGGAAGTGGCTGGCCTTCAGCGCGGGCAAGGCGGAGGACCGCCAGCTCTCGCTCGTGGATCTGGCTTCGGAGGATCTGACCGTGGCGGCCCTCCCCAAGCACGCCACGCCCATCCGCGACTTCGCGTTCGCGGAGGACGGGCAGCGCATCTTCTTCACCAGCCCCGATGGGGTGGACAAGGACGACCTGAAGCGGAAGGAGAAGAAGTTCGATGTGCGCGTCGCGGATCCGGAGCAGCCGCCCGTGCATGTGTGGTCCGTGGATCTGAAGGACAAGACGGAGAAGCGCTGGACGGAGGGGGCGGACTTCACCGTGGCGGCCTTCCAGCTCTCGAAGGACGGCCGCTGGGCCTCGTACCGGGCCCTTCCCGCCGCCCGTCGCGTGGGCGACATCACCCACGAGGAGGCGAGCCTGCACCTGCTGGATCTGGGCAGTGGCCAGGGCCGCCTGGTCCTGGAGAAGTTCGCCGGGTTCTCAGCCTTCTCGCCGGACGGACAGTGGCTCGTCTATGCGGCGCCCGAGCGGTTCGAGCGCCTCCGCAACGAGAAGCTCTGGGTGGTGCCCACGACCGGCGGACCCGGCCGGAATCTGATGGCCGGGAAGGACATGAGCGTGTCCAACGCCAGCTGGAGCGAGGATTCGCGCACCCTCTACTTCACCGAGGCCGTGGGCGCGGACCAGCACCTGTTCGCGCTGTCCGTCGCCAGCGGCGCCATGACCCAGCTCACCAAGGAGACCGGCGTCATCAACGGCGGCTACAACGCCGACGCCAAGGCTTTCCTGGTGAGCTACAGCCAGCCCCGGAAGCCCCTGGATCTCTATGTGGCGAGGCCCCGGACAGTGGGGTCGGCAGCCACCTGGATCAAGGTCTCCGACGCGAATCCCCAAGTGGCGCGGTTGTC harbors:
- a CDS encoding TonB-dependent receptor — its product is MRSRHLNSSTLVALLVAAAPLMAQGVSAQLGGRIMDTKGAAVAGATVTIRNTETGLTRTTQTNAEGRYLATLLPVGPYSVTVTKAGFQTASNVKVNLNLGDAAPLAIRLAPETGAVVEVVAAASQVDSERASAAAIVSPDNLTNLPVFNRNFTNLATLAPQVVVDSSRGNLAIAGQRGVNTSINIDGGDNNEPFFGGATGAAEGKTPFTISIEAIREYQVVTDGASAEFGRMGGGYVNAITKNGTNDLSGSLFYYMRPRGWVEAGPTLRQPNGSTTTNPVGDFQQEQFGFSVGGPIVKDKLFYFVAYDAQRYKSPINQVWGGNTPVALDPTVAGQANDAVLLAKGGSYSNKLDSDVYFIRFDWNPTIDQNIQFRVNHSSFKGVTGASSMAAYENLASDDVKTDAYVLQWNWVINGNWMNEFRISHTKDDMPRSTYSKIPEVSISNVGYYGAYPFDRTYSTKRTQFQENISYVTPTFQVKAGVDYNDINVSEFFAGNWQGVYQFSSLANFRAGNWSYYRQNFGLNSPVQQAGLFDTSYKQLAAFIQTDWRLTDTFKLGVGVRWDRQENPDFPILDMSNRLATTMPVTAKIPTDSQFSPRVSFTWTPAFDQGKTVVRGSVGRYVSTTPAVFLYQAFAANGIRTGSKDFQPGEAATYGIPRGASFNASNPYWISAMPTGVTLSGFNIWSFSPDFKNPYTDRVNIGAERPFFGDLVLGLSATYAKAQQLERTADLNLGNPTPNASGRLIYPSTISASGAYTAVRPNAAYGTMGLYLSDATSQYHAYTASMKYHKDGSPFDAQLYYTYAINKDSDSNERNYSGIGIQDQGRLGAQWGYADTDRREVLTGYFSFLDKEVTGILTSVSIRYQTGTPYTLTYGTDVNGDANSTNDRVFQNGVDPGRNTLRGGSNLTFDLGLRRDFFFTKRIKMTLSADVFNLLNRQDTYLSYRAPSVGNASTIDAVNPAPTPQQTWIGAARQIQIGARFAF
- a CDS encoding SpoIVB peptidase S55 domain-containing protein encodes the protein MKLVALAFTLLLGASLCAQGPATMGASEIRAGMKGYGRTVFQGGKIERFDFEVLGVQKNAAPGRSRIMVRASGGPLAETGILAGMSGSPCYIDGKLIGALSTGIAFEKEAIGGITPIAEMLDQLRDIAETAPSRTPLILPKLEPPKVLKSALTGQMLDFRALMGDPDPQALSMSIAGSALGAEVQRLWAGLPVTFAAAPVMSGSREEASPLEPGGMVAVTLMQGDLDLAAAGTITYVSGKRILLFGHQLFNLGPVDLPLWSATVASTVASYQSSFKMAMPVAPIGALRLDRSSGVAGLLGAEARMVPLRIGLNLGGKRTLNFRFEIMDHPVVTPALAATAVAQTLEAHTRGLGFQSLSMQGNIKLAGHPAIQIENVIADLNSLRMAQYVGGILQAVSFNPFERPVFEGISLTIKAEERLDLTGIAGVRLLKARAKRGEVLPVLVTLQNIQGVRETATFNIQVPSSAAKGKAILMVGDGFSLMAADPDERMIEVASLNDMVRILNGALRNNHAYALLVQAQPGAGLRGSRIEGIPPTVASLVGGDGASSDNRLQRRIVGRAVLPLEREVRGLSQLEVEIE
- a CDS encoding enoyl-CoA hydratase-related protein — translated: MPFVLVEKADRIAWVTLNRPEKLNALNSEVLKELEQAFAELEHDAEVGVVVVTGAGEKAFVAGADIAELKSLDTASARVQALRGQAVFQRIESMPKPVIAAVNGFALGGGCELALACHIRIASENARFGLPEVSLGIIPGYGGTQRLPRLVGKGVALDLILSGEMTPAADALRMGLVSRVVPQADLRAAAEKLARTLLSRGPVALRSALAAVHEGLEMPQEQGLQYEAALFGLLAATQDMQEGMGAFLEKRAAQFKGL
- the nadC gene encoding carboxylating nicotinate-nucleotide diphosphorylase produces the protein MFHPPHPETYRDQLRAFLREDWGTQDWTTAAVPDRPMVARVVAKGDLVLAGLPVAQEVFRLAEPGLAVTLEAADGQRVSKGTEVLRVEGSSHGILLAERVMLNLLQRLSGTATLTHQFVDAIEGTGARILDTRKTTPGLKLLEKYAVRCGGGVNHRLTLGDGVLLKENHLAAAGGIRAAVEAARHGAPNLVKIEVEVETLGQLKACLDLPDVDGVLLDNMPLEQMREAVALRDRSGRRLFLEASGNLTLERARAVAETGVDFLSVGALTHSAPSVDLSLRMD
- a CDS encoding S9 family peptidase yields the protein MRSNRWGLVPMVLAAAGPLLAQTPSPTPATRPMTFMDVMEMRGVGGGQLSADGGRVVYTVSIPHWKSGKAFTEIFVAEAATGAARQMTFTREKNETAPQWARDGRRFAFLSDREGSQQVYLMSVDGGEARKLTEAKDGVQAFAFSRDGKWLAFSAGKAEDRQLSLVDLASEDLTVAALPKHATPIRDFAFAEDGQRIFFTSPDGVDKDDLKRKEKKFDVRVADPEQPPVHVWSVDLKDKTEKRWTEGADFTVAAFQLSKDGRWASYRALPAARRVGDITHEEASLHLLDLGSGQGRLVLEKFAGFSAFSPDGQWLVYAAPERFERLRNEKLWVVPTTGGPGRNLMAGKDMSVSNASWSEDSRTLYFTEAVGADQHLFALSVASGAMTQLTKETGVINGGYNADAKAFLVSYSQPRKPLDLYVARPRTVGSAATWIKVSDANPQVARLSLGATETVRWKAKDGVEVEGLLIKPLDYEKGKRYPLIVQLHGGPAAADMNGFQGRYVTYPHIYAAAGYAVLQPNYRGSTNYGEAFARQIGGNFMRLSYGDIMSGVDHLIREGVADPDRLGMMGWSAGGHLSSWTLTQTDRFKAISTGAGAVNWISMYAESDVQSVREFYLGGRPYDAWDNFLKESALKYIKNAKTPTLIHVGEADQRVPKPQSDELYMALKKLGVPVEYLVYPGMPHGLTEPRYQLVKMVSEFNWFEKWIKGKKGWFEWKALLDTLPADAEAKPEGPSASAPSRRK